From the genome of Arthrobacter russicus:
CCTGGCTTCGACCAATTCCTCGGTGTTGACATCGAGGGCGGACAACGGATCGTCCAGCACCAGCACCGCGGGCTTGGCTGCGATCGCCCGGGCCAGCGCAATCCGCTGCCGCTGGCCGCCGGAGAGGCTCAGCCCTTCTTCGCCGATCAGGGTGTCCACGCCGTCGGGCAGGGCGTAGGCGAATTGGGCTTGGGCGATTTCCAGGGCCTGGTGCAACAGCTCATCGGCAGGGTCGCCGTCGAGCCCCAACAGCACATTGTCGCGGACTGAGGAGGAGAACAGGATGGTGTCTTCGAAAGCGACCGAGACCAGGGTGCGCAGTTCGTCGAGGGTGAAGTCCCGGATGTCGGTGCCGTCGATCCGGATGGCCCCTGCGGTGACTTCGTAGAGCCGGGGGACCAGTTGCAGCAAGGTGCTTTTGCCGCAGCCGGTGACGCCGACCAAAGCCATCGTTTCACCGGCCTGGATGTTCAGGTTCAGCCCGGCCAGGACGTCGCTGGACGAGTCCGCGTAGCGGAACGCGACGCCGTCGAATTCGACGGAGCCGCGCACGGTGCCCAGGGTCTTCGGCTGCTCCGCGTCGACGATCGTGTTCTCGGTGTCCATCACCTCGAAATGCCGGTCGATCGCGGTTTTGGCGCTGAGCGACATGGCGACCAGCGGGCCGATGAACTCCACCGGACCGGCGACCACCGCAGCGGTCGCGAAGAAGGCGACCAGGGCGCCGACGGTGAGTTGCCCGGTGGATACGAGCAGCACGCCGAGGGTGAGCGCGGTGCCCAAGGCGAGCTCCGGCAACAAGGTGACGATCATCGAGAAGCGCGCCAAAGACTTGGCCTTGGAGATCTCGGTGGCCTGCAACTCTTCGGCCTGGCCGCTGAAACTGGCCAGCGCCTCGCGGCTGCGGCCGAAGGCTTTCAGGACCCGGATGCCGTGCACCGACTCTTCGACCGCGGTGGCCAAGTCGCCGGCTTGGTCTTGGCTTTTCCGGCTGACCTCGCGGTAGTAGCGGCTGAACCGGTAGCCGCTGATGATGATCGGGATCGCTGCGGCCACGAAGACCAGGCCCAGCGCCCAGCTGAGCGTGAACATCAGGAAGGTGCCCAAGACCACGGTGATCGAATCCACGACCAGGATGATCGAGCCGAAAGCCATCCAGCGGCGGACCAGATTCAGGTCGCTCATGGCGCGGCTGAGCAGCTGCCCGGAACCCCAGCGGTCGTGGAAGGCGACGGTGAGGTTCTGCAGGTGGTTGAAGAATGTGGTGCGCATTTTCGCTTCCACCATGGTGGAAGGCGCGATCACCAGAAACCGGCGCAACGCGACGAAGAGCGCTTCCAGGGCGCCCAGGACCAGTACGACGCCGGCCGCGATCCAGACGCTGGTGGTCTCGCCGCCTTGATGCAGGGCCGAGTTGATCAGGACTTGATAGACCTGGGGGACGAGCAGTGCCACGACGCTGGCAGCGAGTGCGCTGAGCAGCCCCAGCACGAGGCGCGGCAAGATCGGTTTGAGGAAGGGGAATAGGCGACTGAGGGAGTGCAGGAAGGAGTTCTGTTTCAGTTTCGTATCTGTCATGCCAGCTTCTTTAGACCCGTGCAATTTAGTTGACCAGAGTAAATAGCCTAGTACTTTTTGTGGCTCAGGTCACCATGGTTTGGGACGCGTTGTGGCGGTTTTCCGGCATATTGTCCGGGCCGCTGGGTGCCTGTTGCCCCGGGGGTCTCAGAAGTGGCCGTGGACGATGGGGCAACGCGGCTGGGCTCGTGCAAGCAGAGTCCGCGAAAGTTCTGGATCCGCGGACAATTGGCCGGATTTGCCCCGATTTGGCTCGATCCGCGGACTCTGCTTCGGCGGCTTGTTCATTGGGCGATGGCTTCGACGTAGTCAATGATGTAGAAGTCTTGCCAGGGGATCAGCTGAACGTACCAACGGGCTCGCCTGTCTGCGCTCTGCCAATCGATTCCGGCGGTTGAATCCAGGGTTGCTTCAAATTTCAGATAGTTGCCCGAAGGGTTGACGTTGGTATCGATGATCCGGTCTAGACGGTAGCTGGCGGGCGTCATCCAGACGGCATTCGAGGTTGAGGTGCGGAGTGCTTCGAGGATTTTCGCGTTCAGGTTCGTTTGGCCGTTGAAATATTCCAGCCAAGCGGCACCAGTTTGATTGCTGAAGATGGAACTGGTGTAGGCATTGCCGTACGCCGAAGCGAGCAAACTGGTGCAATGCGCGGGCGCAGCCCGCCATTCCATTGAACCCATCAGTTCCGTGCCCGAACTGAGCCAAGCAGAATAGGTGTTCAAGACGCTCGTCACCATGTTTTCCGGGCCACCAGCCGGAATTCGCAACGCTTGCACACTGCTTGCTGCGACTGCAGGGCATTCGGGCGGCAATACCGAAGCATTGGGGTCTGGGCTTGGGGTGGCCGGCGGTGTTGGTGTTGTCATTGGGGCCGGCGGCGGAGCAGCCACGGGCTTGGCCGGCCCCAGCGCCGCTGATTGGCTGGCGGAGAGCAGACCCGCGCCGAGGCAGAGCACGAGCCCGCAGGCGATGGCGGTGGCCAGGGTGGTGTTTTGCCGCCACCAGTCCTTGGCCTGGGCCAAAGTGTGCAGCCCGGCAGCAACCAGCAGTGCGCTCAACGCTGCCGGAAGGGCAAATGCGGCCAAGACGTAGGCGGATCCGGTGCCGGCGATGGCGCTCGGGTCTTTGCCGGTTTCGGCTTCCCCGGAAAGCCCGAACAGCAGCAACGCCGGTGGGATCGCGGTGAGCAGACCGAGCAACAACGCGGTGAGCGTCCCGCGGTAAAAGGTTGCCGACGTGATCACCTGCCGAGCTCCGATTGACCAGCGGGCGCCCAAGGTCAGCACGATCAAGAGCGAGAAGGAACTGGTCATGGCCCAGAGCGTCTCGGCGCCCCGATTGCCGTTGTCAGGAGGAGCTGCGGCATACCAGCTGACATTGGTCAGCAGAGTCAGGAGCGGAACCGCGATGAGCCAGCCGGCCTGGCGGATGAGCTGCCGGTTTTTGTTCGAGCGTTCGGTTGTTGTCACCTGGACTGCCTTTCTGCCCGCCGGGCCTGGAGGGCCTTGACGATCGAGGGGCTCGAGAGCGCCAGCAAGCTGACAGTCACCCCGGCCGCCCGGTTGACGGACCGTTCCATGCGGGTTCCGCTCATCAGGGCCCCTTGATGTATTGCGGTTGGGCGCTGAAGCTCTGCATCTGATCCAGACTGAACGCGCTGGCCAGAAGTACGACGACGGCGGCCAGGTCCCGGCAGGCAGTCGCTTTGGCCTCAGCGGCACGCAGGAAATCTTCAACGGACATGCCATTCAGCTTGCCGCAGTGGTGAGGGTCAAAACGTCATGCCGTGGTTGGAGATCGTCGAGGTTGCTGCTTTCCGAGCAAGCGGCCGCTGCAGTCCCGGACCGCCTCAGCTGAAAGCGCTGACGATCCCAGCGCCTTCCCCGCCGGGTTGTTCGTCCCAACCGCGGATCTTTGCTGCGGTAGCCTTGAGCCGCGCGTCGCCGGGGCGTACCGCGATGTCGAAGTGTGATTCTTTGGGGGTCGCGGCGTTGCCGCCCCAGGCAACTATGCCGTTGAGTTCTGCGAGGATGTCTTTGATGACGGCCAGCTCATTGGGGTAGAACATGCCGCCTGCGCCGACCGGGTAGAGCAGTGGGCGGATGGCGATCGCCGTT
Proteins encoded in this window:
- a CDS encoding ABC transporter ATP-binding protein; amino-acid sequence: MTDTKLKQNSFLHSLSRLFPFLKPILPRLVLGLLSALAASVVALLVPQVYQVLINSALHQGGETTSVWIAAGVVLVLGALEALFVALRRFLVIAPSTMVEAKMRTTFFNHLQNLTVAFHDRWGSGQLLSRAMSDLNLVRRWMAFGSIILVVDSITVVLGTFLMFTLSWALGLVFVAAAIPIIISGYRFSRYYREVSRKSQDQAGDLATAVEESVHGIRVLKAFGRSREALASFSGQAEELQATEISKAKSLARFSMIVTLLPELALGTALTLGVLLVSTGQLTVGALVAFFATAAVVAGPVEFIGPLVAMSLSAKTAIDRHFEVMDTENTIVDAEQPKTLGTVRGSVEFDGVAFRYADSSSDVLAGLNLNIQAGETMALVGVTGCGKSTLLQLVPRLYEVTAGAIRIDGTDIRDFTLDELRTLVSVAFEDTILFSSSVRDNVLLGLDGDPADELLHQALEIAQAQFAYALPDGVDTLIGEEGLSLSGGQRQRIALARAIAAKPAVLVLDDPLSALDVNTEELVEARLRQVLTETTTLIVAHRPSTVALADRVALMEDGRVTAVGTHAELLAGNPHYRYVLASLSEEPKDLDSDLEDLEGDLEGAGR